The Scomber japonicus isolate fScoJap1 chromosome 9, fScoJap1.pri, whole genome shotgun sequence genome includes a region encoding these proteins:
- the slc20a2 gene encoding sodium-dependent phosphate transporter 2 gives MDLDSYLWMVIFGFIIAFILAFSVGANDVANSFGTAVGSGVVTLKQACVLASIFETLGSMLLGAKVGETIRKGIIDVNLYNETVPVLMAGEVSAMVGSAVWQLIASFLRLPISGTHCIVGATIGFSMVAIGTKGVQWMQLVKIVASWFISPLLSGLMSGCLFLLIRHIILNKEDSVPNGLRALPLFYASTIGINTFSILYTGAPLLGIEMLPVWAIFLITLAGSIVCAGLVWIVVCPWMRRKIASRLKKEQALSRISDESLDKIPEEEEESPVFKELPGAKGTDEAVLPLTGGSSERRDFSGELTNLSNGGSILPNGRVYGRTHSMTNGCLKSPISNGSFSFDGHMRSDGQVYHTVHKDSGLYKDLLHKIHLGRMDDNDRSGSNSGPADNNYRLLRRNNSYTCYTAAICGMPVQPLIRTESREDSEKLVGEGGGRSNSVSYTKKRVRYDSYSSYCNAVAEAEIEAEEGGVEMKLATELEGVEEEGAPAPVPLDDLAEEDHEEKDKPEVFLLFHFLQILTACFGSFAHGGNDVSNAIGPLVALWMIYDQGGVMQDAATPIWLLFYGGIGICAGLWVWGRRVIQTMGKDLTPITPSSGFTIELASAVTVVLASNIGIPVSTTHCKVGSVVAVGWIRSKKAVDWRLFRNIFLAWFVTVPVAGLFSAAVMALFVYGILPYV, from the exons ATGGATTTGGATTCGTATCTGTGGATGGTGATTTTTGGCTTCATCATTGCCTTTATCCTGGCGTTTTCGGTGGGAGCCAATGATGTGGCCAATTCATTTGGCACAGCGGTGGGGTCTGGGGTAGTCACATTGAAGCAGGCCTGTGTCCTGGCATCCATCTTTGAGACACTGGGCTCAATGCTGCTGGGGGCCAAAGTGGGCGAGACAATTCGAAAAGGCATTATAGATGTCAATCTGTACAATGAAACCGTGCCCGTGCTCATGGCGGGCGAGGTCAGCGCCATGGTCG GGTCAGCAGTCTGGCAGCTAATCGCCTCCTTCCTCAGACTGCCCATCTCTGGAACTCACTGCATTGTTGGCGCCACCATCGGCTTCTCCATGGTGGCCATCGGCACGAAAGGCGTACAGTGGATGCAGCTTGTTAAGATTG TGGCGTCATGGTTCATCTCCCCTTTGCTCTCTGGACTGATGTCTGGATGCCTCTTCCTTCTCATCAGACACATCATCCTCAACAAG GAGGACTCTGTTCCCAACGGCCTGCGAGCGCTGCCCCTCTTCTATGCCTCCACCATCGGGATCAATACTTTCTCTATCTTATACACTGGAGCCCCGT TGCTCGGGATAGAGATGCTACCGGTATGGGCCATCTTTCTCATCACTTTAGCTGGGTCGATAGTCTGTGCAGGTCTGGTTTGGATAGTCGTCTGTCCCTGGATGAGGAGGAAAATAGCAA GTCGTCTAAAGAAGGAGCAAGCTTTGTCCAGGATCTCTGATGAGAGCCTTGACAAGATccctgaagaggaggaagaaagtcCCGTCTTTAAAGAGCTGCCAGGAGCAAAGGGCACAGATGAAGCAGTGTTACCACTCACGGGTGGCAGCAGTGAACGGCGCGACTTCAGTGGAGAGCTCACAAACCTGTCTAATGGAGGCTCCATCCTGCCAAATGGCAGGGTCTATG GCCGGACCCACTCAATGACCAATGGCTGCCTCAAGTCCCCCATCTCTAATGGCAGCTTCAGCTTTGACGGCCACATGCGCAGTGATGGCCAGGTGTACCACACAGTGCACAAGGACTCAGGTCTGTATAAAGATCTGCTTCATAAAATCCACTTGGGCCGTATGGATGATAACGACCGCTCAGGCTCTAACTCGGGCCCGGCTGACAACAATTACCGCCTGCTGCGCCGCAACAATAGCTACACCTGCTACACAGCGGCGATATGCGGCATGCCAGTCCAGCCGCTCATACGCACAGAGTCACGTGAGGACAGTGAAAAGCTGGTAGGAGAGGGAGGCGGCAGGAGCAACAGCGTGTCTTACACCAAGAAGCGGGTACGCTACGATAGCTACTCATCGTACTGTAACGCTGTGGCCGAGGCCGAGATTGAGGCTGAGGAGGGTGGGGTGGAGATGAAGCTGGCCACAGAActggagggggtggaggaagaaggagcTCCGGCACCAGTGCCTCTGGATGACTTGGCTGAGGAGGATCATGAGGAGAAGGACAAGCCCGAGGTGTTTCTGCTGTTCCACTTCCTGCAGATTCTAACTGCCTGCTTCGGCTCCTTCGCCCACGGAGGCAACGATGTCAG TAATGCCATCGGGCCCTTGGTGGCGCTGTGGATGATCTATGACCAGGGCGGTGTGATGCAGGACGCTGCCACTCCTATCTGGCTGCTGTTTTATGGCGGTATAGGCATCTGCGCTGGCTTGTGGGTGTGGGGCCGCCGTGTCATCCAGACCATGGGCAAGGACCTGACTCCCATCACCCCCTCAAG TGGATTCACTATTGAACTGGCTTCTGCAGTCACAGTCGTGTTGGCTTCCAATATCGGAATCCCTGTCAGTACCACACACTGCAAG GTGGGCTCAGTCGTGGCCGTGGGTTGGATCCGTTCCAAGAAAGCGGTGGACTGGCGCCTCTTCAGGAACATCTTCCTGGCTTGGTTCGTGACTGTGCCCGTGGCCGGCCTGTTCAGTGCTGCCGTCATGGCCCTGTTCGTCTACGGCATCCTGCCCTATGTGTGA